From Maylandia zebra isolate NMK-2024a linkage group LG11, Mzebra_GT3a, whole genome shotgun sequence, one genomic window encodes:
- the pip5k1ab gene encoding phosphatidylinositol 4-phosphate 5-kinase type-1 alpha isoform X1 — MATAGTADMGSAAPTDIRTQFWRRALQRGTSSIRKMAPAEMPGSSGMSMKKTIGHRGVETTTGETTYKKTTSSALKGAIQLGIAHTVGSLSQKAERDVLMQDFVVVESIFFPSEGSNLTPAHHYSDFRFKTYAPIAFRYFRELFGIRPDDYLYSLCNEPLIELSNPGASGSLFYVSSDDEFIIKTVQHKEAEFLQKLLPGYFMNINQNKRTLLPKFYGLYCVQAGGKNIRIVVMNNLLPRIIPMHLKYDLKGSTYKRRASPKEREKAVPTHKDLDFIQDMPDGLLLEAENYNALCKTIQRDCLLLQSFKIMDYSLLMGIHNMDQASREKERSGGSLVDNTGSEGAVTPDQRRPQAQKSLYCTAMESIQGEARGKGALDSEDHMGGIPARNSKGERLLIYIGIIDILQSYRFIKKLEHSWKALVHDGDTVSVHRPGFYAERFQQFMCNTVFKKIPLKPSPSKKSRGGGQAGLRRAPTLGAPTPLSHATGQSSVDSRLVYHSHFKSTESEADSGVQSGRPDLVPRTPPLVDNPADCEANLSTSSQGSTGVVSTSPPLRSVGVEVHKSANTDCDQAVSHSLGVEGAADNSGNLSGNEDVVSLSDIVPETNICF; from the exons ATATCAGGACTCAGTTCTGGAGGAGAGCGTTGCAGCGAG ggACCAGCAGCATTCGAAAAATGGCCCCCGCCGAG ATGCCCGGCTCTTCAGGCATGAGTATGAAGAAGACCATTGGACACCGGGGCGTTGAGACTACCACAGGAGAAACTACTTACAAAAAA ACTACGTCATCTGCCCTAAAGGGAGCAATCCAATTGGGCATCGCTCACACAGTTGGCAGCTTAAGTCAAAAGGCGGAGAGGGATGTTCTCATGCAGGACTTTGTAGTTGTTGAAAGCATCTTCTTCCCGAG CGAAGGCAGTAACCTGACCCCTGCTCATCACTACAGTGACTTTCGCTTTAAGACCTATGCTCCTATCGCCTTTCGTTACTTCAGGGAACTGTTTGGCATTCGGCCAGATGACTACCTG TATTCTCTGTGTAATGAGCCGCTGATCGAGCTGTCGAACCCCGGAGCCAGCGGTTCCCTCTTCTACGTCTCCAGTGATGATGAGTTTATCATCAAGACTGTCCAACACAAAGAGGCAGAGTTTCTCCAGAAACTGCTGCCTGGATACTTCATG AATATAAACCAAAACAAGCGCACCCTGCTGCCTAAGTTTTATGGACTGTATTGCGTTCAGGCAGGCGGTAAGAATATCCGTATTGTTGTGATGAACAATCTCCTGCCCAGAATCATCCCCATGCACCTCAAGTATGACCTGAAAGGCTCCACCTATAAGAGACGGGCTTCCCctaaggagagagagaaggccGTCCCCACTCACAAAGACCTGGACTTCATCCAGGACATGCCTGATGGCCTGCTGCTGGAAGCAGAAAACTACAATGCTCTGTGCAAGACTATACAGAGGGACTGCCTG CTCCTGCAGAGTTTCAAGATCATGGATTACAGTCTGTTGATGGGCATCCACAACATGGACCAGGCCAGCAGAGAAAAGGAGCGTAGTGGAGGCAGTTTGGTCGACAATACGGGGTCTGAAGGAGCAGTGACCCCGGATCAGCGCCGACCACAAGCCCAGAAAAGTCTGTATTGCACCGCCATGGAGTCCATCCAGGGGGAGGCTCGAGGGAAGGGAGCTTTGGATTCAGAAGATCA CATGGGTGGTATTCCTGCTCGCAATAGCAAAGGAGAGAGGTTGCTGATCTACATCGGCATCATCGATATTCTCCAATCTTACAG GTTTATTAAGAAGTTGGAGCACTCCTGGAAGGCGCTGGTCCATGATGGG GACACAGTTTCAGTTCACAGACCTGGCTTCTATGCAGAGCGCTTCCAACAATTCATGTGCAACACAGTGTTCAAGAAAATTCCAC TTAAACCATCACCATCCAAGAAAAGCCGCGGTGGAGGTCAGGCAGGGCTAAGGAGGGCGCCCACTCTTGGAGCACCCACACCGCTCTCCCACGCGACAGGACAGTCATCTGTGGATTCCAGACTAGTTTACCACTCCCATTTTAAAAGCACAGAGTCCGAGGCGGACAGCG gtgTGCAGTCAGGAAGGCCGGATCTGGTTCCTCGGACTCCTCCGCTGGTAGACAACCCTGCAGACTGCGAGGCCAATCTGTCCACCTCATCACAAGGCAGCACAGGAGTTGtctccacctctcctccccTGCG ctctgtagGCGTGGAAGTGCACAAATCGGCAAACACTGACTGTGACCAGGCTGTTTCCCACAG TTTGGGAGTAGAAGGGGCTGCAGATAATTCAGGCAACCTGTCTGGAAATGAAGATGTAGTTTCTCTGTCGGACATCGTCCCTGAGACCAACATCTGTTTC TAA
- the LOC101464547 gene encoding 26S proteasome non-ATPase regulatory subunit 4, with the protein MVLESTMVCVDNSEYMRNGDFLPTRLQAQQDAVNIVCHSKTRSNPENNVGLISMANNCEVLTTLTPDTGRILSKLHAVQPCGNISFCTGIRVAHLALKHRQGKNHKMRIIAFVGSPVCDNEKELIKMAKRLKKEKVNVDVINFGEEAMNTEKLTAFINTLNGKEGAGSHLVTVPPGPSLADALLSSPILAGEGGAMLGLGASDFEFGVDPSADPELALALRVSMEEQRQRQEDEARRAAVASAAEAGISSPAADESEDALLKMSVPHTDSATPALPDFSRMTEDEQIAYALQMSMQGAGAEFGAEDMDTGADIDSSEAKDEEDYDVMQDPEFLQSVLENLPGVDPNNEAIRNAMGSLASQTGSKPDAKKDEEKKK; encoded by the exons ATGGTGCTTGAAAGCACTATGGTCTG TGTGGACAACAGTGAGTACATGCGAAATGGAGACTTTCTACCCACTCGGCTGCAGGCTCAGCAGGATGCTGTTAACATCGTATGTCACTCAAAGACTCGAAGCAACCCTGAAAACAACGTGGGCCTCATCTCCATGGCAAA caactgtgaggTGCTTACCACGCTGACTCCGGATACGGGGAGGATACTGTCGAAGCTGCATGCTGTGCAGCCATGTGGAAACATTAGCTTCTGCACCGGTATCAGGGTGGCGCAT TTGGCGCTGAAGCACAGACAGGGCAAAAACCACAAGATGCGTATAATTGCGTTTGTTGGCAGCCCAGTGTGTGACAACGAAAAAGAA TTGATCAAAATGGCAAAGCGtttgaagaaagaaaaggtCAATGTTGATGTCATTAACTTTGGAGAGgag GCGATGAACACAGAGAAGCTGACAGCCTTCAtcaacacgctgaatggcaaaGAGGGAGCAGGTTCCCACCTGGTCACAGTACCCCCGGGTCCCAGTCTTGCCGATGCCCTGCTGTCCTCACCCATTCTGGCAGGAGAGGGTGGTGCCATGTTGGGTCTGGGTGCCAGTGACTTTGAGTTTGGAGTAGATCCCAGTGCAGACCCTGAGCTGGCTTTG GCTCTGCGTGTGTCCATGGAGGAGCAGAGACAGCGACAGGAGGATGAAGCTCGCAGAGCCGCTGTTGCATCAGCTGCTGAAGCTGGCATTTCCTCCCCAGCTGCAGATG AGTCTGAGGATGCCTTGCTGAAGATGTCTGTTCCACATACAGACTCAGCCACACCTGCCCTACCAGACTTTAGCCGCATGACAGAGGATGAGCAGATCGCCTATGCTCTGCAGATGTCCATGCAGGGAGCAGGAGCAG AGTTTGGTGCTGAGGACATGGATACAGGTGCTGACATCGACTCCAGTGAAGCTAAG GATGAAGAGGATTATGATGTTATGCAGGATCCGGAGTTCCTCCAGAGTGTTTTAGAAAACCTTCCTGGGGTCGACCCCAACAACGAGGCCATTCGTAATGCCATGGGCTCTCTAGCTTCCCAAACGGGCTCTAAACCCGACGCCAAGAAGGAcgaggagaaaaagaaatga
- the pip5k1ab gene encoding phosphatidylinositol 4-phosphate 5-kinase type-1 alpha isoform X2, producing the protein MATAGTADMGSAAPTGTSSIRKMAPAEMPGSSGMSMKKTIGHRGVETTTGETTYKKTTSSALKGAIQLGIAHTVGSLSQKAERDVLMQDFVVVESIFFPSEGSNLTPAHHYSDFRFKTYAPIAFRYFRELFGIRPDDYLYSLCNEPLIELSNPGASGSLFYVSSDDEFIIKTVQHKEAEFLQKLLPGYFMNINQNKRTLLPKFYGLYCVQAGGKNIRIVVMNNLLPRIIPMHLKYDLKGSTYKRRASPKEREKAVPTHKDLDFIQDMPDGLLLEAENYNALCKTIQRDCLLLQSFKIMDYSLLMGIHNMDQASREKERSGGSLVDNTGSEGAVTPDQRRPQAQKSLYCTAMESIQGEARGKGALDSEDHMGGIPARNSKGERLLIYIGIIDILQSYRFIKKLEHSWKALVHDGDTVSVHRPGFYAERFQQFMCNTVFKKIPLKPSPSKKSRGGGQAGLRRAPTLGAPTPLSHATGQSSVDSRLVYHSHFKSTESEADSGVQSGRPDLVPRTPPLVDNPADCEANLSTSSQGSTGVVSTSPPLRSVGVEVHKSANTDCDQAVSHSLGVEGAADNSGNLSGNEDVVSLSDIVPETNICF; encoded by the exons ggACCAGCAGCATTCGAAAAATGGCCCCCGCCGAG ATGCCCGGCTCTTCAGGCATGAGTATGAAGAAGACCATTGGACACCGGGGCGTTGAGACTACCACAGGAGAAACTACTTACAAAAAA ACTACGTCATCTGCCCTAAAGGGAGCAATCCAATTGGGCATCGCTCACACAGTTGGCAGCTTAAGTCAAAAGGCGGAGAGGGATGTTCTCATGCAGGACTTTGTAGTTGTTGAAAGCATCTTCTTCCCGAG CGAAGGCAGTAACCTGACCCCTGCTCATCACTACAGTGACTTTCGCTTTAAGACCTATGCTCCTATCGCCTTTCGTTACTTCAGGGAACTGTTTGGCATTCGGCCAGATGACTACCTG TATTCTCTGTGTAATGAGCCGCTGATCGAGCTGTCGAACCCCGGAGCCAGCGGTTCCCTCTTCTACGTCTCCAGTGATGATGAGTTTATCATCAAGACTGTCCAACACAAAGAGGCAGAGTTTCTCCAGAAACTGCTGCCTGGATACTTCATG AATATAAACCAAAACAAGCGCACCCTGCTGCCTAAGTTTTATGGACTGTATTGCGTTCAGGCAGGCGGTAAGAATATCCGTATTGTTGTGATGAACAATCTCCTGCCCAGAATCATCCCCATGCACCTCAAGTATGACCTGAAAGGCTCCACCTATAAGAGACGGGCTTCCCctaaggagagagagaaggccGTCCCCACTCACAAAGACCTGGACTTCATCCAGGACATGCCTGATGGCCTGCTGCTGGAAGCAGAAAACTACAATGCTCTGTGCAAGACTATACAGAGGGACTGCCTG CTCCTGCAGAGTTTCAAGATCATGGATTACAGTCTGTTGATGGGCATCCACAACATGGACCAGGCCAGCAGAGAAAAGGAGCGTAGTGGAGGCAGTTTGGTCGACAATACGGGGTCTGAAGGAGCAGTGACCCCGGATCAGCGCCGACCACAAGCCCAGAAAAGTCTGTATTGCACCGCCATGGAGTCCATCCAGGGGGAGGCTCGAGGGAAGGGAGCTTTGGATTCAGAAGATCA CATGGGTGGTATTCCTGCTCGCAATAGCAAAGGAGAGAGGTTGCTGATCTACATCGGCATCATCGATATTCTCCAATCTTACAG GTTTATTAAGAAGTTGGAGCACTCCTGGAAGGCGCTGGTCCATGATGGG GACACAGTTTCAGTTCACAGACCTGGCTTCTATGCAGAGCGCTTCCAACAATTCATGTGCAACACAGTGTTCAAGAAAATTCCAC TTAAACCATCACCATCCAAGAAAAGCCGCGGTGGAGGTCAGGCAGGGCTAAGGAGGGCGCCCACTCTTGGAGCACCCACACCGCTCTCCCACGCGACAGGACAGTCATCTGTGGATTCCAGACTAGTTTACCACTCCCATTTTAAAAGCACAGAGTCCGAGGCGGACAGCG gtgTGCAGTCAGGAAGGCCGGATCTGGTTCCTCGGACTCCTCCGCTGGTAGACAACCCTGCAGACTGCGAGGCCAATCTGTCCACCTCATCACAAGGCAGCACAGGAGTTGtctccacctctcctccccTGCG ctctgtagGCGTGGAAGTGCACAAATCGGCAAACACTGACTGTGACCAGGCTGTTTCCCACAG TTTGGGAGTAGAAGGGGCTGCAGATAATTCAGGCAACCTGTCTGGAAATGAAGATGTAGTTTCTCTGTCGGACATCGTCCCTGAGACCAACATCTGTTTC TAA